A single region of the Triticum dicoccoides isolate Atlit2015 ecotype Zavitan chromosome 2B, WEW_v2.0, whole genome shotgun sequence genome encodes:
- the LOC119367164 gene encoding MLO-like protein 1 encodes MAGGGGKAKPLEFTPTWIVASVCSVIVIISLLFERLLHRLGKRLMKSRKKPLYEALLKVKEELMLLGFISLLLTVFQGPMGKVCVSPSAMHHLLPCKPPPHKTDHLGGAVFTGVMSGARRLLAGGASSDGYCLKKGKVPLLSSEAIHQLHIFIFVLAVTHFVLSAITVLLGIAQTRNWRHWEAKIQENDDGAPQMIKHVQEFKFIQDHFKGHRKRSRIFGWMRSFFKQFYGSITEEDYTTMRLGFIMKHCKGTPKFNFYSYMIRALEFDFKKVVGISWYLWAMLMIFLLLNVQGWYVYIWITLVPFIMLLVVGSKMEHIITELAYEVAQKHTAIRGDLVVAPSDDFFWFHRPKLVLLLIHVVLFQNAFEIAFFFWLLVTYGFKSCIMGKPAYVITRIVISVICQLLCGYSTLPLYAIVSHMGTSFKKTIFDDNVTEGLVNWAEKARKRTRSPNKITTEPIDEANGGAVQMTNTHANSSVEQGTARLI; translated from the exons ATGGCCGGCGGAGGAGGGAAAGCCAAGCCGCTCGAGTTCACGCCGACATGGATCGTGGCGTCGGTCTGCTCCGTCATAGTCATCATCTCCTTGCTCTTCGAGCGCTTGCTCCACCGCCTAGGCAAG AGGCTGATGAAGAGCCGCAAGAAGCCGCTGTACGAGGCCCTCCTCAAGGTGAAGGAGGAGCTGATGCTGCTGGGGTTCATCTCCCTGCTGCTCACCGTGTTCCAGGGTCCCATGGGGAAGGTGTGCGTCAGCCCGAGCGCCATGCACCACCTGCTGCCCTGCAAGCCGCCGCCGCACAAGACGGACCACCTCGGCGGCGCCGTGTTCACCGGCGTGATGAGTGGGGCGAGGCGCCTCCTGGCTGGAGGAGCATCCTCCGACGGATACTGTCTGAAGAAG GGCAAAGTTCCATTGCTTTCATCTGAAGCTATTCATCAGTTACACATATTTATCTTCGTGTTGGCGGTCACTCATTTCGTTCTCAGTGCTATTACAGTTCTTCTAGGAATTGCACAG ACGAGAAATTGGCGGCATTGGGAGGCCAAGATCCAAGAAAATGATGACGGTG CACCTCAAATGATCAAGCATGTTCAAGAATTTAAATTTATTCAAGACCACTTTAAAGGTCATAGAAAGCGGTCGAGGATATTTGGTTGGATG CGCTCATTTTTCAAACAATTCTATGGATCGATCACTGAGGAGGACTACACAACAATGAGACTTGGTTTCATCATG AAACACTGTAAGGGGACACCAAAATTCAACTTTTATAGTTACATGATTAGAGCTTTGGAGTTTGATTTTAAGAAGGTTGTCGGTATCAG TTGGTACCTTTGGGCCATGCTGATGATATTCCTACTATTGAATGTTCAAG GGTGGTATGTCTACATTTGGATAACCTTGGTTCCATTCATT ATGCTACTTGTGGTAGGAAGTAAGATGGAGCACATCATTACGGAATTGGCTTATGAAGTTGCCCAGAAGCATACAGCTATTCGAGGAGATTTAGTAGTTGCCCCTTCAGATGACTTCTTCTGGTTCCACCGGCCTAAATTAGTCCTTCTGTTGATCCACGTCGTCCTATTTCAAAATGCATTTGAAATTGCATTTTTCTTCTGGCTCTTG GTGACATACGGTTTTAAATCATGCATCATGGGGAAACCAGCATATGTTATTACTCGAATTGTCATAAG CGTAATCTGCCAACTCCTTTGTGGTTACAGCACCCTACCACTATACGCTATCGTCTCTCAT ATGGGTACTTCTTTCAAGAAGACTATATTTGATGACAATGTGACTGAAGGCCTTGTCAACTGGGCTGAAAAGGCTCGGAAGCGcacaagaagcccaaataaaattaCTACAGAACCAATTGACGAGGCAAATGGTGGCGCAGTTCAAATGACAAATACACATGCCAACTCATCAGTGGAGCAAGGGACCGCTAGGCTAATATAA